One sulfur-oxidizing endosymbiont of Gigantopelta aegis genomic region harbors:
- a CDS encoding complex I subunit 5 family protein, with amino-acid sequence MTNITLFVVLPLLAAFLMPVIARFSQVLARTAGLSVLVLSILIVLSQWGNVDTKAVAFTIGGYQPPMGIVFYVDQLSLLFALLIPVMVLLFWPWNRVTHIREYSLMMLLTASASGLVLSGDLFNIYVFYELMAVASYGLVASSNASTRLSSGATIAAAFRYLLLGSVGSVMFLLGIAIIYTQTGTLNLAHLALLAPEKLNNLIGLSAFALILVGVGVKAELFPVNSWVPEVYGSISTRLASLMAGLLSKLAVIVIVRLLILIFPQPEALQLMAILGILGVLTGELVAWRAKDLIRMLSFSSIGQLGLIFLAFSIPGEMGLMAGLALVFHHMLVKPALFMLAESWSGPLDNLVGLAKRSPISVALFVLLILSMLGVPPLPGFWAKYLLMLGLSAQADSIYSFAMMVVPLAMVIEVSYLFRVVNILYKKPCANTPTANERGLKVQRAMDFNIALAVGFVLLLITIQLPATSDKLSSLAKQTGDREHYIQTVFPGSALTGKIQ; translated from the coding sequence ATGACTAATATTACTCTATTCGTTGTACTGCCCTTATTGGCCGCATTTTTAATGCCGGTTATAGCCCGTTTTTCTCAAGTGTTAGCAAGAACCGCAGGCTTATCAGTCCTCGTATTATCCATTTTAATTGTCTTGAGCCAGTGGGGTAATGTTGATACCAAGGCTGTCGCATTTACCATTGGTGGTTACCAACCCCCTATGGGGATTGTTTTTTATGTTGACCAGCTCTCGCTACTTTTTGCCTTATTGATTCCGGTCATGGTATTGCTCTTTTGGCCATGGAACCGCGTCACACATATCCGTGAATACTCTTTGATGATGTTATTAACGGCCTCGGCTTCAGGTTTAGTTCTCAGTGGTGACTTGTTCAATATTTATGTTTTTTATGAACTGATGGCCGTCGCTTCCTATGGCCTGGTAGCGAGTTCCAATGCATCGACTAGACTATCGAGTGGTGCAACCATTGCCGCAGCATTTAGATACTTATTATTAGGCAGCGTCGGCTCAGTGATGTTTCTACTGGGGATCGCCATTATCTATACCCAAACCGGCACCTTGAATCTGGCGCATTTGGCCTTATTAGCACCAGAAAAATTAAACAACTTAATTGGCTTATCAGCCTTTGCCTTGATTTTAGTCGGGGTAGGAGTCAAAGCCGAATTATTCCCTGTTAACTCATGGGTGCCTGAAGTCTATGGCAGTATCTCAACACGTCTAGCCTCTTTAATGGCAGGTTTGTTGTCTAAGCTAGCCGTTATTGTCATTGTGCGCTTGTTGATCTTGATTTTCCCTCAGCCGGAAGCATTGCAGTTGATGGCGATACTGGGCATTTTGGGTGTACTGACAGGCGAGTTAGTGGCTTGGCGAGCGAAAGATCTGATACGGATGCTATCATTTTCCTCAATTGGTCAATTGGGATTGATTTTCCTGGCCTTTTCAATTCCCGGCGAAATGGGCTTAATGGCTGGCTTAGCACTGGTGTTTCACCATATGCTGGTCAAGCCGGCCTTATTTATGCTGGCTGAGAGTTGGTCCGGTCCATTGGATAATCTCGTCGGTTTGGCAAAGCGTTCTCCCATTTCAGTGGCGCTATTTGTTTTGTTAATACTTTCTATGTTGGGTGTGCCTCCTTTGCCGGGTTTCTGGGCAAAATATTTACTGATGCTTGGTCTCTCAGCACAGGCGGATTCTATCTATAGTTTCGCTATGATGGTCGTCCCTTTAGCGATGGTGATCGAAGTGTCTTATTTGTTCCGAGTGGTCAATATCCTTTATAAAAAGCCTTGTGCTAACACACCAACAGCCAATGAGCGTGGCCTAAAAGTGCAGCGGGCGATGGACTTTAACATTGCTCTGGCTGTGGGCTTTGTATTATTGCTTATTACCATTCAGTTGCCAGCTACGTCTGATAAGCTCAGTTCACTGGCTAAGCAAACAGGTGATCGGGAGCATTACATTCAAACGGTCTTTCCAGGATCGGCATTGACAGGAAAAATACAATGA